One Pichia kudriavzevii chromosome 3, complete sequence genomic window carries:
- a CDS encoding uncharacterized protein (PKUD0C06330; similar to Saccharomyces cerevisiae YGR017W; ancestral locus Anc_4.154), which produces MILQGLATWNPSFTSAIQTELETRDEEFTLFNFSNVDSNNYPSTRNVVLRGFLFDEPKTNVLIFTTDKRSSKYKDLLINPRFDACFYFSKMRKQFRFKGTVRMISDEIIPNIRYDLNYSDSYAGFNDHGVTNRGLDDEVLTGGIQQLSISPDTSSIADEEQSLVSQYLSQQNLKETPCPISEPLHYRLFSPKFVKSFEDSSASLTELAHSHEMGKSDDISVTPTAEEWNNERLRVWNAMSRNMKKTFKKPLPGSPLTEENRRKLDAINRGVDGNNSSTGYENFVVVCLFVELVDEVVIGGSGYDRRYLYRKTNQDTWKEYEVCP; this is translated from the coding sequence ATGATATTGCAAGGGTTAGCGACTTGGAATCCATCATTTACATCTGCAATACAGACTGAGCTGGAAACAAGAGATGAGGAATTTACATTGTTCAACTTTTCCAATGTGGATTCTAATAATTATCCATCTACTAGAAATGTGGTACTAAGAGGATTTCTCTTTGATGAGCCAAAGACGAATGTCCTGATTTTCACCACAGATAAGAGGTCAAGCAAGTACAAAGACCTACTAATAAATCCAAGATTTGATGCTTGCTTTTATTTTAGCAAGATGAGAAAACAATTTAGATTCAAGGGCACTGTTAGAATGATAAGTGATGAGATTATTCCAAACATACGTTACGATTTGAACTACAGTGATTCTTATGCAGGATTCAATGATCACGGTGTCACCAATAGAGGATTAGATGATGAGGTTTTAACTGGAGGTATCCAACAGTTGTCCATTTCACCAGACACCTCTTCCATTGCAGATGAGGAACAATCACTAGTGAGTCAGTACTTATCTCAGCAGAACCTTAAGGAAACGCCGTGTCCAATATCTGAACCCTTGCATTATAGATTATTTTCTCCTAAATTTGTCAAGTCTTTTGAAGACTCCTCTGCATCGTTAACTGAACTAGCACATAGCCATGAAATGGGGAAATCTGATGACATTTCGGTGACCCCGACAGCAGAAGAATGGAACAACGAAAGGTTAAGGGTATGGAATGCAATGTCGAGAAATATGAAGAAAACGTTCAAGAAGCCATTACCAGGCTCCCCATTAACCGAAGAAAACAGGAGAAAGTTAGATGCAATCAATAGAGGGGTCGATGGTAATAACTCTTCTACAGGATATGAAAACTTTGtggttgtttgtttgtttgtggAACTAGTAGATGAGGTTGTTATTGGTGGTAGTGGTTACGACAGAAGATACCTTTATAGAAAGACAAATCAGGACACATGGAAGGAATATGAAGTTTGTCCATAG